TTGTAGCATGAACGTTCGTGTTTGAATATTTAGAAGATATATATTATCCTAAGCCCGCCTTGAGAGAATAGCCGGACCAAGCTGCTTCTGAATTACAAATTGCAAATTTTAATTcataacaaatcaaataaaactgAAAGCAAATGCACATTCTAACCACCTCTTCcaaaattaaatcaatattagaatttaaaaaaataatttttttttgtattaaattaaatcattatttaaattttgtaaaacaaaaaattgcagatcaatttttttttaactaacatacaaaaatcaataaccaaaatgtaaatatcaaaaagtaaaccaaaatatattcacccaatgacaaaaaaaaatgtattcacACAATCAACACCAAATGTAGACATGTTTATTGCAACGCGTCCCATCAGAGAACTAGAGGACGGATTTCTTTGCCGCATCCAGTGAAGACAGTTCAAAATATTATGTAGAGCGGATAGATGggggaaaataataaaacacagCTAATTTCAAAGGAAAATCGTGTAACATTTTGTGTAGGCGGATACTATTGACTTGCAATTTAGTTCCACGTGCAAAAATATTAAGAAGAAATTGGTGTGTTTCCGCAATTATGTAAAATTCTGACATTTCGGAAATATgtgtgttaaattttttttgtatcttcgattattaatttttttattgtctttGTTATCTCTATCGTTAGGATACATTTAGGGCTCcgattatttttgttcttttttatgATAACAATCTCTGATTaattgtaatcttttttttttcttattagaaAACAATCCAGACGACTATAACAAAAGTTATACTATAGAACTAGATGACCGTCTAAGCCTTTAAAAACATTAGTCTTGGTGAATCCTTAAaagaattttcataaatttaaaaagaaaaagagaaaaaagaatgAGAGAGTTTATTGTTTCATTGAAATTAGTAGATTTGAAACAACTCTTTTAATACGTATCAAAATGTATTAAAATGTATCGTcaagaaattcaaaaatactctCACCAGTACTGATGGTCTGAAAGGTTTTAGGAATGATGCTGGTGTTTATAAATCTATTCCAgttaagtttcagaattttcTCCAATTAATcatgcgttttttttttgttttatactgTCAtcagcaatgaaagataaattcCCCGTTGTTTAATAACtagaaatattgtaaaactcatataaaatataatatttatataagttatatataattctttaaatgtATTTATACATATGCATATAAAAGATCAAATTGGGTAtttgttattaaaatattagtatttgtgattgTTTCGTTTCTCATAAATATTGaatattagtatttgtttttcttcaagTTACAAATATCCGATTTTTCAGTACGAATTAGAACGAACGAATCAAAATTTCTGGATATTTTGCCCAACTTACTCACACTCTGTTAGCTAAAAAAACCGACTACAAAGCAAAAAGTCAAAGTTTGACAGCTTTTATTTCCTTTAAACTGAGTGGCTAATAGTAAGATTGTTGTTTCTTCATAATAAACCTATTGGCCTcctattaaccaaaaaaaatccaGTTCTTACAAAATTTGCCAACTAACTTTAATTCCTACTTTTTATTTCCTTGAAacaaatgttattttttcaaCCTTGTTATGAAAGTCAAGTTCAGCATCATCTGTTGTGTAGATAGTCTGGAAAAACCCATTCAACATTCGATTGTAATATGAATACACGTCGATTGTTGTGTCCCGCTTATATAAATAGTAAAAGCCCGAACTTGAAGAATTCAACTGAATATATGTAAAAACGTGATAACAAAATGAGATAGTCCATTTAACAtgttcaccaaaaaaaaagaaaaaaagagatagTCTAACATTCTTGGTCAAGAATAAATGCCCTTTGGTTACACACACGCACACACAAAtgcatatataaacaaaaaccaAGAAGCCGTTCTTTTAAAtctcaaaaagaaagaaaacaagaaacagaagaaaaagatAGAGATAGAAGTAAATGCAAAAATAGTTATAATaatggagaagaagattaaTGTGTTTGTGCtgtgtatgttttttttactgGTGGGCTCGTCTTTGATGTTTAGGAGGGTTGATTGCAGAGCCTTACGATCGAAACAATGGAGAGACGTCAACGGCCAAGATCAATCCACCGAGGCGGCCATGAAGGTGAAGAAAAGCTGGAGCAGTAAGCGTCCTTTGACGAGGAGCTATGGTTTCCGGTTAGCTTCTGGGCCGAGCGGAAAAGGAGTTGGCCACTAATCAACAATTTCTACTTctgtttttggatttttttggatttattatatttaaattaaatgtatAACTTGAAAGTTTTTGTTGAATGATTCTTTCGAGGAGTAATAATATCCCTCCATGTAAATGTACGTATTTTGCAAATCTCcctaatattatttgaaaaatcagTTTTTATGTGTGgttttcatattaatttttaaaatagttaaattataatgatatatatttacaatCAACCAAAAATATAATGCATAATGTCtttattaagattttttattttaagttatttattttactgataatatttgaaattataatatatttcatttGAAAAGTCAATAATATccttaataaactaaaattattatGCTTAACACcattattatgatttttttacttttggttcTTCTTTttacttataatattttaaattaagtttTACTTTTAGCTTTCTtttgattataatattttttcaaatcaaataacaacaaaaatataatattataaaactaaaatataaagattatatttataaataaaattttatgcaTGTTGGTCCACATAAATTCTTAGATTGATCAAATACAATATAATCTTTAATGaactaaacaaattatgtatagtgtcattattaaatattttattttagttttactttttattaatagtattttaaattaagctttaattttagtttcattttcattataaaagttcttttaaatacataaaaacaaaaagaaaacatcatagattaaaatataaagagaatatataaaaaattataaacgtaattttaaatatattcattaataaaaattaatagagATCTTTATTTTAAGagatcatataatattttaaacattaaattaagatgaaacaataaacattaaaaggaaaaaaaactaatttctaattttattatgggaaaatttcatgtttatcactttcatggtaccacttttcatctttaccaccactataaagatattttcaaaaacatttttttttattaaatgacaAAAGACTTCTATACCATTgttcttcatatatataataaataattatttaaataaataataaattcaataaataaataaaaataaaaacagaaattaaaaaatatttttttttatgttttcgaattatactttttcaaatttgaacttttttataattttttttcttttgaattttgtttttcgaattttttttatactttttgaaaatcaaaaattatgtttaaaactatttttttttaagttgtatttttttacatatatattagaatcctaaatttaatattccaaaaacaatatctcaccccgcaactctaaaccctaagtctagattagttaaccctagggaaATAAGTGTCTtctaccgttcattaaaagtgaggtaaaagtgattagtgtagaCATGAAAAATAGTATTACGAATGcgatatttgtggcaatttctcttttattattcttactaaataataaaaataaacaaaatattttatataatataagtcgatcgtatgtattatatattgatCATTTTGATCATATGATATTGTCATAACTTTTTATGTTACAACTAACTTTAAACTATCAGTCCTGCGCgggattttatttattaatatttataatttatttattttttaatttattttttcttacttatcttatattttataatattttggaaaaaaatgttattgtatcttttttttcatGGAATAATTTACTTCTTTGTGTGGTTTATATTGTGTTAGTTGTGTATTTTACAACAAAATTAGTTGAATTAAAATAGATTGGTTcaataaattatatgtaaacATGTTTAATGCTGTAAGTAAAATCTATAACTATAAACATATTAgtgttttatataaatttcaattaaataattttaaaacaaatgtgGATATGATAAAAGTCTTTTGTATATAATTTCCTAAATGAATAGGTTTTATAtcctataattttttaattaatatgttttgtattaaaattattaaatatagaaattataatgtttttcacGTGAATAATTTCGGTGTTGTTGTGATTAGAAACGATCaggatcaatatatatatatatataatgattatgGTTAGGTTTGTTATTACCTtaattataaacaaattataattgatttttttaaagaaatatagtttgtttttagaaatagttttatattatataatttgattttttttaattcagtgATTTATAATACAGTTTAGTTTATATTTGGTTATAACTAATTGGC
The nucleotide sequence above comes from Brassica napus cultivar Da-Ae chromosome A9, Da-Ae, whole genome shotgun sequence. Encoded proteins:
- the LOC111200540 gene encoding uncharacterized protein LOC111200540 — its product is MPFGYTHAHTNAYINKNQEAVLLNLKKKENKKQKKKIEIEVNAKIVIIMEKKINVFVLCMFFLLVGSSLMFRRVDCRALRSKQWRDVNGQDQSTEAAMKVKKSWSSKRPLTRSYGFRLASGPSGKGVGH